The DNA region TTTTTGGCGATATTCGAGATATTTTAGACCAGCAGTTTGAGCGGTTGTCAGATTTAGAACAAGAAATTATGTACTGGTTAGCAATTAATCGTGAACCAGTGACACTCTCAGACTTGCGGGAAGATATTGTCTCGCCAGTGGCACCACAAAAATTGCTAGAGGCGGTAGAATCTTTGGTGAGGCGATCGCTAGTAGAAAAAAGCACAGCCACTTTTACCTTACAACCTGTAGTCATGGAATATGTGACTCAGGTATTAATAGAACAAGTCTGTGAGGAAATTGTCACTGATCATATTCAACTTTTGAGATGCCATGCTTTAATCAAGGCCAGTGCAAAAGACTACATCAGAGAAACGCAAATTCGCCTGATTCTGAAACCAGTCATTGATGCTTTGCTGACGGCATTAAGAAGCAAAAAAAGAATTGAAAACCAATTAACTCAAATTTTAGCCAAACTCCAAGAAGAATCACCACAGGAACCAGGTTATACAGGTGGAAATATTCTCAATTTGTTTTGTAAACTCCAGACAGATTTAACTGGTTTTGATTTCTCTCAATTAACTGTTTGGCAAGCAGACTTGCGGAATGTAAAACTACATAATGTCAATTTTCAAAACGCTGATTTAACTAAGTCTGTTTTTGCAGAAACCTTTGGCGGCATTTTATCTATTGCTTTTAGCCCTAATGGCAAACTTTTAGCAATGGGTGATACCAATGGCGAAATCCGCCTATACCAAGTTACCAATTGCAATCAAGTTCTCACCTTTCAAGGTCATACTAACTGGGTACCATCACTTTCTTTTAGCCCCGATGGCAGCATCTTAGCCAGCAGTAGTAGTGATCATACAGTGAAGTTGTGGAATTCTCATACTGGTCAATGCTTGAAAACTTTACAAGAACATGAACACGAAGTTTGGACAATTGCCTTTAGCCCAGATGGGAAAACACTAGTAACAGGTAGTAATGATCGTACTATCAAACTGTGGAATGTTAGTACTGGTGAATGCCTGCAAACATTTCATGGACATACAAGTTGGATCATTTGTGTAATTTTTACTCTGGATGGTCAAACTCTCGTGAGTGGTAGTGATGACGACACAATTCGGATGTGGGATGTCAAAACTGGTGAATGTATCAAAATTTTGCAGGGACATCGTGATGGTATTAGGTCGTTAACTCTCAGTCCTAATGGGCAGATAATTGTCAGTGGCAGTGATGACCAGACAGTGAAGTTATGGAATATAGACACGGGTGAATGTATTAAAACCTTACAAGGACATCATGCTGCTGTCTGGTCTGTTGCTATTCATCCCCAAGCTCATCTCATCGCTAGTGGTAGCCTCGACCATACAGTGAGATTATGGGATTTAACTACAGGTCAATGCTTAAAAACTCTTCATGGGCATTCAACCTTTGTATTTTCTGTTGTATTTAGTCCCCAAGGCGATCTCTTGGCTAGTGGTAGTGATGACCAAATGATGAAGTTATGGGATGTTACCACTGGTCAATGTCTGAAAACTCTCAGTGGATATACTAGCCAAGTACTATCAGTTGCTTACAGTCCAGATGGCCAAATGTTGGCAAGTGGCAGTGATGATCAAATAGTGAGGTTGTGGAATGTCAATACGGGTCAAGTTCTGCAAACTCTCCCAGGACATCGTGCTGCTGTTCGCTCAGTGGCTTTTTGTCCCAATGGTCATACCTTGGCTAGTGGCAGCGATGATCATACAGTTAAGTTGTGGGACATTAATACCCGTCAAGTTCTGCAAACTCTTTTAGGACACCCTGCTGTAGTTTGGTCAATAGCTTTTAGTCCAGATGGTCAAATGTTAGCCAGTGGTAGTAATGACCAAACCGTGAAGTTGTGGGATGTAAATACTGGCCAGGTTGTGCAAACTTTTATGGGGCATTGTGCTGCTGTTCAATCAGTTGCTTTCAGTCCTCAAGGTAGTCTGTTAGCTAGTGGAGCTTGGGATCAGACAGTCAAGTTATGGGATGTCAACACTGGTGAGTGCAAACAAACATTAGAGGGTCATACAAATTGGGTTTGGTCGATCGCTTTTAGTCCAAATGGCGAACTGCTGGCCAGTGCTGGTTATGATGGGACAGTCCGGTTGTGGAATGTTCGTACTGGTAATTGTTTGCACACCTTCATGGTTTGTGAAAATGGTCTAGTGAAGGCAGTTATCTTTAGTCAAGATGGCAAGATTATAGCTAGTAGTAGTCCCAATTACACAGTTAAATTATGGGATGTTGATACGGGTGAATGTCAAACCACATTACATGGACATTCAGCTTGGATTTGGTCGCTCGCCTTTAGTCCAGATAATCGAATTCTCGCTAGTAGTGGTGCTGATGAAACAATTCGACTTTGGGACATCAATACAAGCGATTGTTTAAACACTTTGAAAGCTCAAAAATTTTACGAAGGAATGAATATTAGAGGAATTACTGGTTTAACGGCGGCGACGATTGCTACGTTAAAAAGATTAGGGGCAATTGTATAGGTCAAACAACTGGAACTCATGCAACAAAAATACTTAATCAAGGTTATGGTTGTCAAAAGCCAGGTGTCAAAAATCAGCCTTTTTTGAACTGTCGACCATTGACAACCTCAACTCAAAATCTCACACACTACCAATCAGCCATAGGAATGTCGCTGGGCAATCCATGTGCTAATTCTTCAAACATGATTCTCTCTAGTTCCAAGTCTGTGTCATCTAATATTGCTAAATTATTTTCGCTGATATCAATTTGAATATTTAAAGTTTGGTGCTGTATCAGAGAATCATCTTGGGTAGAAGATGGCTGTTTGAGAATTTTGATTGTGGATGTTGCAGTTTTCATGGTTTTCTCCTTGGTAGTTGCACCGAATTCTATGTTGTTAAAAATTGCTGACAAAATTTCAGTTTTGTTTTTTAGGACGTTACAGTTGATGACTCAGATTGACCTGTACTGATTTAAAGTTTTAGTGGCTTTAAAACATTCTCAATCTCCTCATCTGTTATGTAGGCTTCTGGCGGTGGGCTAAAACGCAATAAAGCAGCTTGGTAACAAGCTTGTGCCACGCGATCGCGCTCTTGATGAGTTAGCCCTGTAATCATCGCCACCGTTTCTTTAACGTGCTGTACCTCTGTGGTGCTAATGGCACTATGTACACGTAGACAACGAGTGGCATTGATTCCTGGTGGTAGTAATGCTTCTACTTT from Aulosira sp. FACHB-615 includes:
- a CDS encoding NB-ARC domain-containing protein; translation: MVLQNWRRKRGVALTTRGLQKLQEAKRKSEAQENFGNSYTLEDISELSGLHPSTISKVLNREGGVDKKTLEKLFLVFDVKINESDYLSSNTRLDWGDASFLPVFYGRKEELAALEQWILDEHCQFIALLGMGGIGKTALAVKLAQEIREDFEYVIWRSLREAPPVKAIINQLLQFLSDEQETEANLPESLSDRISRLIDYLRNHRCLVILDNAESILRYGSRAGKYREGYEGYGELFKRLGEATHQSCLILTSREKPQEIALLEGEALPVRSLQLSGLKVVEGQEILKIKGLSAAEEEWKAMIESYGGNPLALKIVATTIEDVFAGNVSEFLQQNTVVFGDIRDILDQQFERLSDLEQEIMYWLAINREPVTLSDLREDIVSPVAPQKLLEAVESLVRRSLVEKSTATFTLQPVVMEYVTQVLIEQVCEEIVTDHIQLLRCHALIKASAKDYIRETQIRLILKPVIDALLTALRSKKRIENQLTQILAKLQEESPQEPGYTGGNILNLFCKLQTDLTGFDFSQLTVWQADLRNVKLHNVNFQNADLTKSVFAETFGGILSIAFSPNGKLLAMGDTNGEIRLYQVTNCNQVLTFQGHTNWVPSLSFSPDGSILASSSSDHTVKLWNSHTGQCLKTLQEHEHEVWTIAFSPDGKTLVTGSNDRTIKLWNVSTGECLQTFHGHTSWIICVIFTLDGQTLVSGSDDDTIRMWDVKTGECIKILQGHRDGIRSLTLSPNGQIIVSGSDDQTVKLWNIDTGECIKTLQGHHAAVWSVAIHPQAHLIASGSLDHTVRLWDLTTGQCLKTLHGHSTFVFSVVFSPQGDLLASGSDDQMMKLWDVTTGQCLKTLSGYTSQVLSVAYSPDGQMLASGSDDQIVRLWNVNTGQVLQTLPGHRAAVRSVAFCPNGHTLASGSDDHTVKLWDINTRQVLQTLLGHPAVVWSIAFSPDGQMLASGSNDQTVKLWDVNTGQVVQTFMGHCAAVQSVAFSPQGSLLASGAWDQTVKLWDVNTGECKQTLEGHTNWVWSIAFSPNGELLASAGYDGTVRLWNVRTGNCLHTFMVCENGLVKAVIFSQDGKIIASSSPNYTVKLWDVDTGECQTTLHGHSAWIWSLAFSPDNRILASSGADETIRLWDINTSDCLNTLKAQKFYEGMNIRGITGLTAATIATLKRLGAIV